One window of the Takifugu rubripes chromosome 13, fTakRub1.2, whole genome shotgun sequence genome contains the following:
- the ulk3 gene encoding serine/threonine-protein kinase ULK3 isoform X1 — translation MASSPSFAPPKLADFLLTERLGSGTYATVYKAYRKGDSREVVAVKVVAKKTLNKASTENLLTEIEILKSIRHPHIVQLKDFQWDADNIYLILEWCSGGDLSRFIRSRRMLPEKVARRFLQQMACALQFLHERNISHLDLKPQNILLCGSVLKLADFGFAQYMSPWDEHSVLRGSPLYMAPEMVCRRQYDSRVDLWSVGVILYEALFGRAPFASKSFAELEEKIRSDQAVELPPGSRVSQDCRDLLLRLLERRPDTRITFADFFSHPFVDLEHMPSADSLATAKKLVLRAVEEDQAGQWSAALSHYCSALEHFVPAIHYETEAQRKDALRQKVSQYVSRAEELKALLASHHRLSFEEARTSTGVLREMSRDQPRLLAALNMASAAIANEENGLTHEALDLYQQCLGELLLVLAAETQGRRRELLHREIKSLMNRAEYTKEQIKMQETQRDASLEPEPLADSVRSFCCVQ, via the exons ATGGCTTCCAGCCCCAGCTTCGCCCCACCCAAACTGGCCGACTTCCTCCTGACGGAGCGACTGGGCAGCGGGACCTACGCCACCGTCTACAAGGCCTACAGGAAG GGGGACAGTCGGGAGGTGGTGGCAGTAAAGGTGGTGGCTAAGAAGACCCTGAACAAGGCGTCTACGGAGAACCTGCTCACAGAGATTGAAATCCTCAAGTCCATCCGGCACCCTCATATAGTTCAGCTCAAGGATTTCCAG TGGGACGCTGACAACATCTACCTGATCCTGGAGTGGTGTTCTGGAGGAGATCTGTCCCGGTTCATCCGCAGTCGCCGGATGCTCCCTGAGAAGGTGGCCCGGCgcttcctgcagcagatgg CCTGTGCTCTCCAGTTCCTCCATGAACGAAACATCTCTCACCTGGACCTGAAACCCCAGAATATTTTGCTCTGCGGCTCCGTCCTCAAACTAGCAG ATTTTGGCTTCGCCCAGTACATGTCCCCCTGGGACGAGCACAGCGTCCTCAGAGGGTCCCCCCTCTACATGGCCCCAGAGATGGTGTGTCGCCGCCAGTACGACTCAAGGGTGGACCTGTGGTCCGTGGGGGTCATTCTCTACG AAGCGCTCTTTGGCCGGGCACCGTTTGCATCAAAGTCATTTGCTGAATTGGAGGAGAAGATCCGGAGTGACCAGGCTGTTGAG ctccctccagggTCCAGGGTGTCCCAGGACTGCCGAGACCTGCTGCTGCGCCTGCTGGAGCGGCGTCCAGACACCAGGATCACCTTTGCTGACTTCTTCAGCCACCCCTTCGTGGACCTGGAGCACATGCCCAGCGCAGACAGCCTAGCGACCGCG AAGAAGCTGGTCCTGCGAGcggtggaggaggaccaggcGGGGCAGTGGTCCGCCGCCCTGTCCCACTACTGCAGTGCCCTTGAGCATTTTGTCCCAGCGATTCACT ACGAGACGGAGGCACAGCGGAAAGATGCCCTCAGGCAGAAG GTGAGCCAGTACGTGTCCAGAGCCGAGGAGCTGAAGGCCCTGCTGGCCTCCCACCACAGGCTGAGCTTCGAGGAGGCCCGGACCTCCACAGGGGTCCTGCGAG AAATGTCCCGGGACCAACCGCGACTTCTGGCTGCCCTGAACATGGCCTCAGCGGCCATCGCTAAC GAGGAGAACGGCCTGACCCACGAGGCTCTGGACCTGTACCAGCAGTGCCTGGGGGAGCTCCTGCTGGTGTTGGCAG CCGAGACTCAGGGCCGCCGGAGGGAGCTGCTGCACCGGGAG ATCAAAAGCCTCATGAACAGAGCTGAATACACCAAAGAACAGATCAAG ATGCAGGAGACCCAGAGGGATGCGTCTCTGGAACCAGAACCGCTCGCAGACTCTGTCAGAAGTT TCTGCTGTGTGCAGTGA
- the ulk3 gene encoding serine/threonine-protein kinase ULK3 isoform X3, whose translation MASSPSFAPPKLADFLLTERLGSGTYATVYKAYRKGDSREVVAVKVVAKKTLNKASTENLLTEIEILKSIRHPHIVQLKDFQWDADNIYLILEWCSGGDLSRFIRSRRMLPEKVARRFLQQMACALQFLHERNISHLDLKPQNILLCGSVLKLAEALFGRAPFASKSFAELEEKIRSDQAVELPPGSRVSQDCRDLLLRLLERRPDTRITFADFFSHPFVDLEHMPSADSLATAKKLVLRAVEEDQAGQWSAALSHYCSALEHFVPAIHYETEAQRKDALRQKVSQYVSRAEELKALLASHHRLSFEEARTSTGVLREMSRDQPRLLAALNMASAAIANEENGLTHEALDLYQQCLGELLLVLAAETQGRRRELLHREIKSLMNRAEYTKEQIKMQETQRDASLEPEPLADSVRSFCCVQ comes from the exons ATGGCTTCCAGCCCCAGCTTCGCCCCACCCAAACTGGCCGACTTCCTCCTGACGGAGCGACTGGGCAGCGGGACCTACGCCACCGTCTACAAGGCCTACAGGAAG GGGGACAGTCGGGAGGTGGTGGCAGTAAAGGTGGTGGCTAAGAAGACCCTGAACAAGGCGTCTACGGAGAACCTGCTCACAGAGATTGAAATCCTCAAGTCCATCCGGCACCCTCATATAGTTCAGCTCAAGGATTTCCAG TGGGACGCTGACAACATCTACCTGATCCTGGAGTGGTGTTCTGGAGGAGATCTGTCCCGGTTCATCCGCAGTCGCCGGATGCTCCCTGAGAAGGTGGCCCGGCgcttcctgcagcagatgg CCTGTGCTCTCCAGTTCCTCCATGAACGAAACATCTCTCACCTGGACCTGAAACCCCAGAATATTTTGCTCTGCGGCTCCGTCCTCAAACTAGCAG AAGCGCTCTTTGGCCGGGCACCGTTTGCATCAAAGTCATTTGCTGAATTGGAGGAGAAGATCCGGAGTGACCAGGCTGTTGAG ctccctccagggTCCAGGGTGTCCCAGGACTGCCGAGACCTGCTGCTGCGCCTGCTGGAGCGGCGTCCAGACACCAGGATCACCTTTGCTGACTTCTTCAGCCACCCCTTCGTGGACCTGGAGCACATGCCCAGCGCAGACAGCCTAGCGACCGCG AAGAAGCTGGTCCTGCGAGcggtggaggaggaccaggcGGGGCAGTGGTCCGCCGCCCTGTCCCACTACTGCAGTGCCCTTGAGCATTTTGTCCCAGCGATTCACT ACGAGACGGAGGCACAGCGGAAAGATGCCCTCAGGCAGAAG GTGAGCCAGTACGTGTCCAGAGCCGAGGAGCTGAAGGCCCTGCTGGCCTCCCACCACAGGCTGAGCTTCGAGGAGGCCCGGACCTCCACAGGGGTCCTGCGAG AAATGTCCCGGGACCAACCGCGACTTCTGGCTGCCCTGAACATGGCCTCAGCGGCCATCGCTAAC GAGGAGAACGGCCTGACCCACGAGGCTCTGGACCTGTACCAGCAGTGCCTGGGGGAGCTCCTGCTGGTGTTGGCAG CCGAGACTCAGGGCCGCCGGAGGGAGCTGCTGCACCGGGAG ATCAAAAGCCTCATGAACAGAGCTGAATACACCAAAGAACAGATCAAG ATGCAGGAGACCCAGAGGGATGCGTCTCTGGAACCAGAACCGCTCGCAGACTCTGTCAGAAGTT TCTGCTGTGTGCAGTGA
- the ulk3 gene encoding serine/threonine-protein kinase ULK3 isoform X2, which yields MASSPSFAPPKLADFLLTERLGSGTYATVYKAYRKGDSREVVAVKVVAKKTLNKASTENLLTEIEILKSIRHPHIVQLKDFQWDADNIYLILEWCSGGDLSRFIRSRRMLPEKVARRFLQQMACALQFLHERNISHLDLKPQNILLCGSVLKLADFGFAQYMSPWDEHSVLRGSPLYMAPEMVCRRQYDSRVDLWSVGVILYEALFGRAPFASKSFAELEEKIRSDQAVELPPGSRVSQDCRDLLLRLLERRPDTRITFADFFSHPFVDLEHMPSADSLATAKLVLRAVEEDQAGQWSAALSHYCSALEHFVPAIHYETEAQRKDALRQKVSQYVSRAEELKALLASHHRLSFEEARTSTGVLREMSRDQPRLLAALNMASAAIANEENGLTHEALDLYQQCLGELLLVLAAETQGRRRELLHREIKSLMNRAEYTKEQIKMQETQRDASLEPEPLADSVRSFCCVQ from the exons ATGGCTTCCAGCCCCAGCTTCGCCCCACCCAAACTGGCCGACTTCCTCCTGACGGAGCGACTGGGCAGCGGGACCTACGCCACCGTCTACAAGGCCTACAGGAAG GGGGACAGTCGGGAGGTGGTGGCAGTAAAGGTGGTGGCTAAGAAGACCCTGAACAAGGCGTCTACGGAGAACCTGCTCACAGAGATTGAAATCCTCAAGTCCATCCGGCACCCTCATATAGTTCAGCTCAAGGATTTCCAG TGGGACGCTGACAACATCTACCTGATCCTGGAGTGGTGTTCTGGAGGAGATCTGTCCCGGTTCATCCGCAGTCGCCGGATGCTCCCTGAGAAGGTGGCCCGGCgcttcctgcagcagatgg CCTGTGCTCTCCAGTTCCTCCATGAACGAAACATCTCTCACCTGGACCTGAAACCCCAGAATATTTTGCTCTGCGGCTCCGTCCTCAAACTAGCAG ATTTTGGCTTCGCCCAGTACATGTCCCCCTGGGACGAGCACAGCGTCCTCAGAGGGTCCCCCCTCTACATGGCCCCAGAGATGGTGTGTCGCCGCCAGTACGACTCAAGGGTGGACCTGTGGTCCGTGGGGGTCATTCTCTACG AAGCGCTCTTTGGCCGGGCACCGTTTGCATCAAAGTCATTTGCTGAATTGGAGGAGAAGATCCGGAGTGACCAGGCTGTTGAG ctccctccagggTCCAGGGTGTCCCAGGACTGCCGAGACCTGCTGCTGCGCCTGCTGGAGCGGCGTCCAGACACCAGGATCACCTTTGCTGACTTCTTCAGCCACCCCTTCGTGGACCTGGAGCACATGCCCAGCGCAGACAGCCTAGCGACCGCG AAGCTGGTCCTGCGAGcggtggaggaggaccaggcGGGGCAGTGGTCCGCCGCCCTGTCCCACTACTGCAGTGCCCTTGAGCATTTTGTCCCAGCGATTCACT ACGAGACGGAGGCACAGCGGAAAGATGCCCTCAGGCAGAAG GTGAGCCAGTACGTGTCCAGAGCCGAGGAGCTGAAGGCCCTGCTGGCCTCCCACCACAGGCTGAGCTTCGAGGAGGCCCGGACCTCCACAGGGGTCCTGCGAG AAATGTCCCGGGACCAACCGCGACTTCTGGCTGCCCTGAACATGGCCTCAGCGGCCATCGCTAAC GAGGAGAACGGCCTGACCCACGAGGCTCTGGACCTGTACCAGCAGTGCCTGGGGGAGCTCCTGCTGGTGTTGGCAG CCGAGACTCAGGGCCGCCGGAGGGAGCTGCTGCACCGGGAG ATCAAAAGCCTCATGAACAGAGCTGAATACACCAAAGAACAGATCAAG ATGCAGGAGACCCAGAGGGATGCGTCTCTGGAACCAGAACCGCTCGCAGACTCTGTCAGAAGTT TCTGCTGTGTGCAGTGA